The Scyliorhinus canicula chromosome 20, sScyCan1.1, whole genome shotgun sequence genome has a window encoding:
- the LOC119954619 gene encoding reticulocyte-binding protein 2 homolog a-like, with protein sequence MARIKDGNKSRVKVEENTKGKRRQNLFINAEGIWPADVLKEPRQLPKRTSPKKPHRSEKNNLTSFNPEGLSRAIGITEDNFDESQCGKNEDFEEAENECPQDPPFPIKVSIVKKERKHMTSKSETLQRNEKILEKPRIIIAVLRPFGLRILYPNSAPTTNVSIQHIKKWKMKMRAQTKQQNENIPRKKVSIPTDSHLENSNNNVVKEWVHQKNELLKKEREAKRKLRRLEKAKRKRQEMDHQKRQRESEEKVKRWMEKKLKNSIQKNMKINDCMIPHSADGNAQNAKPPHPVVNAIRKSASQSPANTLKTEKQITENKLEMNKKRMLNLGIEKSKTVILKPYFALTKDQVMNSCKVEATLVQDSQHDQESQKSNSKKVQKINLVHERNKEKSISEPTPFKTTKRDSPSSGNTSHTKELDIGNCRSGAHLTHRLPFHEWLSKKSKESKAIQAKLKEQEPELDKDFQTVITELAFKRMQNKMDSKRRVNTGKEFDKLANIALMTKLSGVNQDSILLQEARVTPAVKNWFVQRLEENLNSENSNSATQDGRKVHHKSSYSLSGKSNRAVNALKQGRTFNNKEIGGSLEEILSDLNAKLCRRPDIWSSEEPKQ encoded by the coding sequence ATGGCCAGGATAAAGGATGGGAATAAAAGTAGAGTGAAAGTAGAGGAGAACACCAAAGGGAAAAGAAGACAAAACTTATTTATCAACGCTGAAGGAATATGGCCAGCTGATGTTCTGAAAGAACCAAGGCAACTGCCTAAACGAACATCACCTAAGAAACCTCATAGGTCTGAGAAGAATAATTTAACTTCCTTTAACCCTGAAGGACTTTCCAGGGCAATTGGTATAACTGAAGATAATTTTGATGAATCCCAATGTGGGAAGAATGAAGACTTTGAAGAAGCTGAAAATGAGTGCCCTCAAGAtccaccttttccaattaaggttagTATagttaaaaaggaaagaaaacacATGACAAGCAAAAGTGAAACATTGCAACGTAATGAAAAAATCCTTGAAAAGCCCAGAATCATCATTGCCGTGCTGAGGCCATTTGGGTTACGAATTCTCTATCCCAATTCAGCCCCAACTACAAATGTGTCTATTCAGCACATtaaaaaatggaaaatgaaaatgcGAGCACAAACTAAACAGCAGAACGAAAATATTCCGCGAAAGAAAGTTTCGATCCCAACCGACAGTCATCTGGAAAACTCAAATAATAATGTCGTGAAGGAGTGGGTCCATCAAAAAAACGAGCTActaaaaaaagagagagaagcaaAGAGGAAGCTACGACGGTTAGAAAAAGCAAAACGCAAAAGGCAAGAAATGGATCATCAAAAGAGGCAAAGAGAATCTGAAGAAAAGGTTAAAAGATGGATGGAGAAAAAACTGAAAAATAGCATTCAAAAGAATATGAAGATTAATGACTGTATGATTCCACATAGTGCAGATGGAAATGCACAAAatgcaaagcctccacatccggtAGTAAATGCAATCAGAAAATCTGCGAGCCAAAGTCCAGCTAATACCCTAAAGACTGAGAAACAAATAACTGAAAATAAATTGGAGATGAATAAGAAACGGATGCTTAATCTAGGCATAGAGAAATCCAAAACCGTGATTTTAAAACCATATTTTGCTTTAACTAAAGATCAAGTGATGAATTCATGTAAGGTGGAGGCAACACTGGTTCAAGATTCACAGCATGACCAAGAGTCGCAGAAATCAAACAGCAAGAAAGTGCAGAAGATTAATTTAGTGCACGAACGAAATAAAGAAAAATCTATTTCAGAACCAACACCTTTCAAAACCACGAAAAGGGATTCACCAAGTTCTGGCAACACATCTCATACCAAAGAACTGGACATTGGCAATTGCAGAAGTGGGGCACATCTCACACATAGACTGCCATTCCATGAATGGCTTTCAAAAAAGTCAAAGGAATCCAAGGCGATCCAAGCAAAGCTAAAGGAGCAGGAGCCAGAACTGGATAAAGATTTTCAAACTGTTATCACAGAATTGGCATTTAAACGAATGCAAAATAAAATGGACAGCAAAAGAAGAGTCAATACAGGGAAAGAGTTTGATAAGTTAGCTAATATTGCCTTAATGACTAAGTTGTCCGGAGTTAATCAGGATTCAATATTGCTCCAAGAAGCCAGAGTTACTCCAGCTGTAAAGAACTGGTTTGTGCAACGATTGGAAGAGAATTTGAACAGTGAAAATAGTAATTCAGCAACACAAGATGGCCGGAAAGTCCACCATAAATCATCTTATTCCTTGTCAGGAAAGTCAAACAGAGCAGTAAATGCCCTGAAACAAGGGCGCACTTTCAATAATAAGGAAATTGGAGGGAGTTTAGAGGAAATATTATCTGACCTTAATGCAAAGCTCTGTCGAAGACCAGATATATGGAGCAGTGAGGAGCCAAAGCAATAA